Within the Pseudomonas sp. SL4(2022) genome, the region TGAAGAAATTCGAGGCTGAGACTGGCATCAAAGTCCAGTACGACACCTTCGACAGTGCTGACGTGCTGGAAACCAAGATGCTGACCGGCGGCAGTGGCTATGACGTCGTTGTGCCGAGTATTGCCATCCTGGATCGATTGATTCAGGCCAAGGCATTGCAGCCGACAGAGATGAAGCGGATGCCAAATGTCGCGGATCTGGACCCCCAGCTGCTTGCGCAGTTGGCTAAGGTTGATCCGGGGAATTTCTTCGCAGTCCCATACACCTGGGGCACCACGGGCTTGGCATTCAACCGACAGGAAGTCGAAAAACGTATCTCCAACCCGCCACTGAGCAGCCTGGATCTGCTGTTCAAGCCTGAATATGCAAGCAGCCTGAAAGACTGCGGCATTTCGCTTATCGACGCGCCTCAGGAAGTGATCAGCATTGCGCTGAATTACCTGGGTAGCCCCCCCTTTAGCAAGAACCCCGACGATCTACACGCGGCTCAAGAACTGCTCGCCACCTTGCGCCCGTCGGTTCGCTATTTTTCGACAGGCACGCAAAGTGCTGACCTGTCCAATGGCAACCTCTGCCTGGCACTGACTTATAGCGGTGATGCAGTGCTGGCGAGAAGTCAGGCCGTGGCCGCGAACAAGCTGTTCAGCATCGAATATTCGGTTCCCAAAGAAGGCACGTTGACCTGGATCGATACCCTGGCCATTCCGGTTGATGCGCCCCATCCGCAAGAAGCTAAAGCCTTTATCGAGTTCATAACCCGGCCTGAGGCCATGAGCGAACTCACCAGCAGTTTTTTCTATGCCAACGCCAACCTGGCCGCGATTCCACTGCTGGCGACCAGCATTACTGCTGACCCCGCCATTTATCCCCCAGAGGATGTGCGCCGGACCTTATTCGGCGAACAACCTGTCCCCCTGCGCACGCTGCGTGAGCGCACACGCGCCTGGGCCAACTTCCGTAACCAGCACTGAGCCCCCTATGACAGACGACACCCCCATCATTGATCAGGCCATGACACGCAAGAGCCTCTACGGCACCGAAGCCGAATCGACTTACGGCGGTATCACCAGCTTTATGCGCCG harbors:
- a CDS encoding extracellular solute-binding protein, producing MHAALLTVLIMFAGPTLAAERVVQVYAWAEYFGPETLKKFEAETGIKVQYDTFDSADVLETKMLTGGSGYDVVVPSIAILDRLIQAKALQPTEMKRMPNVADLDPQLLAQLAKVDPGNFFAVPYTWGTTGLAFNRQEVEKRISNPPLSSLDLLFKPEYASSLKDCGISLIDAPQEVISIALNYLGSPPFSKNPDDLHAAQELLATLRPSVRYFSTGTQSADLSNGNLCLALTYSGDAVLARSQAVAANKLFSIEYSVPKEGTLTWIDTLAIPVDAPHPQEAKAFIEFITRPEAMSELTSSFFYANANLAAIPLLATSITADPAIYPPEDVRRTLFGEQPVPLRTLRERTRAWANFRNQH